Within Xanthomonas theicola, the genomic segment TCCGGCACCGCCTGCGTCGAAGGCCGCAACTGGGGCTACGAAGGCAATGCGGTGTGGGTCAAGGAAGGCTGCCGGGCGCGCTTCGGCGCCCGCTGATTCCCTGACCAGAAAACGCGAACGGCCCGGAGGCGACTCCGGGCCGTTCGCGTTGGAGGACGCAGGATTCAGGTCGCCGCGGGCTTGGCCGCCGGCGCCGGCGTGGCGGCCGCGGCGGGAGCCGCAGGCTTGGCCGTGCTGTCGGTGGAGGACGCCGCGGCGGCCGGTTTGGCCTCGCCGTCACTGGTGCTGCTGCCGGACTCGGTCAGATTGCGCTTCTTGTCGCCGTCCTTCTTGAAGTCGGTCTCGTACCAGCCACTGCCGGACAAGCGGAACGAGGGCGCGGTCAACTGCCGCTTGACCGCGGACGCGCCGCAGGACGGGCAGGTCTGCGGATCGGGATCGGACAGCTTCTGCAGGCGGTCGAAGCTGTGACCGCACTGGGCACATTGGAACGCATAGATCGGCATGGCGGCAAAAACGCGGGAAGAACGGGGACGACCAGTATGAGGCCCGGGCGCAGGCTTTCAAGCGATGCGGCCGGCTCGGGGGGTCAGGCCGTCGCCTGTCGTAGCCATGGCGACGGCGGCGGCAGCGCCGGCCGGCGACGTGGATCGGGCCGCGCCCGCACACGCAGCCGGCGCGGTGGGCCACCAGGCCCCGAAAAAAGGGGGCCGGGGTCCCGACGGAAGCAGGAACAGCCTCGGCGCGGATGCAGGCGCGCAGAGTCGCAAACCAGCCGTCACACCTGCGCAACCATGTGTCGACACCATCACGGTCCCAACCTGCAAGCGTTCGCCTTTGATGAATTTTTCGAAAAGTTCCCGTGTCCCGCGACGGACCACGCTGGCCCTGTTGCTGTCGGCAATGGTCGCCCACGCCCAGGCGGCGAACGCTGCCGCCGCTCCGGCCGACGCTGGCGAGCAGATCTCCACCCTGGACCAGGTCCAGGTGGTCGGCCAGGCCACCACCTATGCCAAGATCAGCGTCAGCAAGGAGATGCTGGACCGCCAGTTCGCGATGGGCAGCGTCAACGACGTGCTCAACGAGTTGCCCGGGGTGATCGTGACCGAGGCCGATGCGTTCGGCTCCTCCGACTGGGGCACGCAGATCAGCATGCGCGGCTTCGTCAGCAACCGCGACACCCAGCAGATCGGCACCACCATCGACGGCCTGCCCAACGGCGGCTCGGCCTATGGCGGCGGCTCCAAGGCCAACCGCTTCATCGACCCGCTCGATCTGGAGACGGTCGAAGTCAGCCAGGGCACCGCCGACATCGCCTCGCGCTCCAACGAAGCGCTGGGCGGCACGCTCAACTACCTGACCAGCGCGCCGCTCGACGCGCAGCGCGTGCGCGCGGCGGCGGGCATCGGCGACAACGACGCGCGCAAGTACTACGCGCGCTACGACAGCGGCCTGATCGGCGCCAGCAAGGCCTGGCTCAGCGCCTCGCACAGCAGCAACGACGACTGGATCGACGGCAGCGGCCACACCACCCGCGACCACCTGGCCGGCAAGTTCGACAGCGACCTGGGCGCGTGGAAACTCAGCGGCTACCTGTCCTACGACGACGCCGACGAATCCGAGTACAGCAGCGTCACCCCCGCGCAGTTCGCGCGCGATCCCGAGCACGACCTGCTGACCGGCCGCCTGACCGGCATCCCCTACCTGGACCAGAACTACCGCTCCGGCTCGCGCGCGCTGCGCAA encodes:
- a CDS encoding FmdB family zinc ribbon protein, which translates into the protein MPIYAFQCAQCGHSFDRLQKLSDPDPQTCPSCGASAVKRQLTAPSFRLSGSGWYETDFKKDGDKKRNLTESGSSTSDGEAKPAAAASSTDSTAKPAAPAAAATPAPAAKPAAT